A part of Curtobacterium sp. MCLR17_036 genomic DNA contains:
- a CDS encoding SGNH/GDSL hydrolase family protein, with protein sequence MGSFVSWFERSYKGIIVVLVAIMAVMMVVLAMQHVAASKPAAGTVAGPVPTFTSTPSTRTVTVTRDGETPLNVLFAGDSLTGGLYSSTQADAFKWRMLDSMEASGPVKEYNSALSGGTTLQVSDKYPVPSGLDLAVIELGTNDQGNQVPMDEFDDAYSALLQKVTDGSPDVQIVCAGVWEANGGEPGESAYDTSIRRLCAKAGGLFVSLRPIYTENDVIGPVGEPTWQGETDDFHPNDKGHKLIADALLQRIVIQ encoded by the coding sequence ATGGGGAGTTTCGTCAGCTGGTTCGAGCGCAGCTACAAGGGGATCATCGTCGTGCTCGTCGCGATCATGGCCGTGATGATGGTCGTCCTCGCGATGCAGCACGTCGCAGCGTCCAAGCCCGCCGCAGGCACAGTCGCCGGGCCGGTGCCCACGTTCACGAGCACCCCGTCGACGCGGACCGTGACTGTCACCCGTGACGGTGAGACTCCGTTGAACGTGCTGTTCGCGGGCGACTCCCTCACCGGGGGCCTGTACTCGTCGACGCAGGCCGACGCGTTCAAGTGGCGGATGCTCGACAGCATGGAAGCATCCGGCCCCGTGAAGGAGTACAACAGCGCGCTGTCCGGCGGCACCACGCTGCAGGTCTCCGACAAGTACCCGGTGCCGTCCGGCCTCGACCTCGCCGTGATCGAGCTCGGCACGAACGACCAGGGCAACCAGGTCCCCATGGACGAGTTCGACGACGCGTACTCCGCACTGTTGCAGAAGGTGACCGACGGCTCCCCCGACGTGCAGATCGTCTGCGCGGGCGTGTGGGAAGCCAACGGCGGCGAGCCCGGGGAGAGCGCCTACGACACGTCCATCCGTCGCCTCTGCGCGAAGGCGGGCGGGCTGTTCGTGTCGCTGCGTCCGATCTACACGGAGAACGACGTCATCGGCCCCGTCGGGGAGCCGACGTGGCAGGGCGAGACCGACGACTTCCACCCCAACGACAAGGGGCACAAGCTGATCGCCGACGCGCTCCTGCAGCGCATCGTCATTCAGTAG
- a CDS encoding site-specific integrase — translation MASVTPRRNRDGSVSWRVQFRMGQPRKMCQETFSGDGAEVAARQFGQHLDRVGPEAALATLRARNNATVGVPTFGHFAATYLDPSSGLLTGVQNDTRTGYQTIVDKSFLPLLGELPINAITKHDIGSWLAWQESQESGRTKGQPISQKTVKNRHALLSAIFAAAVEAGHRTDNPAYKMALTRGRKHQAVFLSHTEFYTLLHFIPAYYKPLVRFLVLTGMRWSEATAVERRDVNLATRPATVTVSKAWKRDHTVGPPKTEKGYRTLPLRPDLLAQLELDGPGGDFLFQGAENGGRLWYGNFKARIWDRAVKKAMDADECAAAGREAIPRRPTPHDLRHTYASWLIGQGAPLNLIQRNLGHENISTTVDTYGHLSPTAHEDTVTALYAAMPDDPLAITA, via the coding sequence ATGGCTAGTGTCACTCCCCGCCGGAACCGTGACGGCTCCGTGTCGTGGCGGGTGCAGTTCCGCATGGGGCAGCCGCGGAAGATGTGCCAGGAAACGTTCTCCGGTGACGGTGCGGAAGTGGCGGCACGTCAGTTCGGTCAGCACCTGGACCGTGTTGGGCCGGAAGCCGCACTCGCGACACTGCGGGCACGGAACAACGCGACGGTAGGCGTGCCTACATTCGGCCACTTCGCGGCAACGTACCTCGACCCGTCCAGCGGCCTACTGACAGGCGTGCAGAACGACACCCGCACCGGGTACCAAACGATCGTCGACAAGTCGTTCCTGCCCCTACTTGGTGAACTGCCAATCAACGCGATCACGAAGCACGACATCGGCAGCTGGCTCGCATGGCAGGAGTCACAAGAGTCCGGCCGCACCAAGGGGCAGCCGATCTCCCAGAAGACCGTCAAGAACCGGCACGCCCTACTCAGCGCCATCTTCGCAGCAGCCGTCGAAGCAGGACACCGCACCGACAACCCCGCCTACAAGATGGCACTCACACGCGGCCGGAAGCACCAAGCTGTGTTCCTCAGCCACACCGAGTTCTACACGCTGCTGCACTTCATCCCCGCCTACTACAAGCCGCTCGTGCGGTTCCTCGTGCTCACCGGGATGCGGTGGTCCGAAGCGACCGCCGTTGAACGCCGTGACGTGAACCTCGCGACACGGCCGGCGACCGTCACCGTCAGCAAAGCGTGGAAGCGGGACCACACAGTCGGACCGCCGAAGACCGAGAAGGGATACCGCACGCTGCCCCTGCGCCCCGATCTGCTGGCGCAACTCGAGCTCGACGGGCCAGGAGGTGACTTCCTGTTCCAAGGCGCTGAGAACGGCGGCAGGCTCTGGTACGGCAACTTCAAGGCCCGCATCTGGGACCGTGCAGTCAAGAAGGCTATGGACGCCGACGAGTGCGCTGCAGCCGGGCGTGAGGCGATCCCCCGCCGTCCCACACCCCACGACCTGCGACACACGTACGCGTCGTGGCTGATCGGGCAGGGCGCACCCCTGAACCTGATCCAGAGGAACCTCGGGCACGAGAACATCTCGACGACGGTGGACACGTACGGGCACCTCTCCCCCACCGCGCACGAAGACACTGTGACGGCCCTGTACGCCGCGATGCCCGACGACCCGCTCGCCATCACGGCGTGA
- the orn gene encoding oligoribonuclease, producing the protein MATANDRLVWIDCEMTGLDLEVDELVEVAVVITDFDLEPVHPGFDIVIKPDQSALDNMNEFVTNMHTTSGLIEEIPNGVSLADAEYQVLEYILEHVPAEGSAPLAGNTIGTDRAFLSKYMPRVDGHLHYRSVDVSSIKELCRRWFPRVYFNSPEKHGGHRALADILESIRELEYYRRAGFVAEPGPTTDDVRAVRAEVVEKWEPRLAQPAAE; encoded by the coding sequence ATGGCAACCGCGAATGACCGCCTCGTCTGGATCGACTGCGAGATGACCGGCCTCGACCTCGAGGTCGACGAACTCGTGGAGGTGGCCGTGGTCATCACCGACTTCGACCTCGAGCCCGTGCACCCCGGGTTCGACATCGTCATCAAGCCGGACCAGTCGGCGCTCGACAACATGAACGAGTTCGTGACGAACATGCACACGACCTCGGGGCTCATCGAGGAGATCCCGAACGGCGTGAGCCTGGCGGACGCGGAGTACCAGGTGCTCGAGTACATCCTCGAGCACGTCCCGGCCGAGGGGTCCGCTCCCCTGGCCGGCAACACCATCGGCACCGACCGCGCGTTCCTGTCGAAGTACATGCCCCGCGTCGACGGCCACCTGCACTACCGCAGCGTCGACGTGTCGAGCATCAAGGAGCTCTGCCGACGCTGGTTCCCGCGGGTGTACTTCAACTCACCGGAGAAGCACGGCGGCCACCGGGCCCTCGCGGACATCCTCGAGTCGATCCGTGAGCTCGAGTACTACCGTCGCGCCGGCTTCGTCGCCGAGCCCGGCCCGACGACCGACGACGTCCGTGCAGTCCGGGCCGAGGTCGTCGAGAAGTGGGAACCGCGCCTGGCCCAGCCAGCGGCCGAGTGA
- a CDS encoding MFS transporter, with the protein MNAHAPAGSSGSILKQSSAVWAIAFACVVAFMGIGLVDPILPAIASSLRATPAQTELLFTSYLAVTGVAMFFTSWVSSRIGAKRTLLIGLALIVLFSVLAATSNSVWNIIDFRAGWGLGNALFISTALATIVGAASGGTASAIILYEAALGLGIAIGPLVGGLLGSVSWRGPFFGVTTLMAIAFVAVVALLKSGSLEKPTPTKLSAPFRALGRPALAALAATALFYNIGFFVLLAYTPFPLGFGALGIGFTFFGWGVGLAVTSVWVAPMLTARLRRTTVLKIALPLLALDLFAAAVVVRSQVGLVVCVVIGGLVLGVLNTVLTESVMEATDLPRSVASSAYSAVRFIGGAIAPPVATLLADAFSPSAAYVFAGASVAVAFVVVVCTTKVLRRVDDGPEPERVEAEAISAGEMP; encoded by the coding sequence GTGAACGCCCACGCACCCGCCGGCTCGTCCGGCTCCATCCTCAAGCAGTCGTCCGCGGTCTGGGCGATCGCCTTCGCCTGCGTCGTCGCCTTCATGGGCATCGGCCTCGTCGACCCGATCCTGCCCGCCATCGCGTCGTCGCTGCGCGCCACCCCGGCACAGACCGAGCTCCTGTTCACGAGCTACCTGGCCGTCACCGGCGTCGCGATGTTCTTCACGAGCTGGGTCTCCAGCCGCATCGGCGCGAAGCGCACCCTGCTCATCGGGCTCGCGCTCATCGTCCTGTTCTCGGTCCTCGCGGCCACGTCGAACAGCGTGTGGAACATCATCGACTTCCGCGCCGGGTGGGGCCTCGGGAACGCCCTCTTCATCTCCACCGCGCTCGCGACGATCGTCGGGGCGGCCTCCGGCGGCACCGCGTCGGCCATCATCCTGTACGAGGCCGCCCTCGGCCTCGGCATCGCGATCGGCCCGCTCGTCGGCGGCCTGCTCGGCTCCGTCAGCTGGCGCGGCCCGTTCTTCGGCGTGACCACGTTGATGGCGATCGCGTTCGTCGCCGTCGTCGCCCTGCTCAAGTCCGGCAGCCTCGAGAAGCCCACGCCGACGAAGCTCTCGGCCCCGTTCCGCGCACTCGGCCGACCGGCGCTGGCAGCACTCGCGGCCACCGCACTCTTCTACAACATCGGCTTCTTCGTCCTCCTCGCCTACACGCCGTTCCCGCTCGGCTTCGGCGCACTCGGCATCGGCTTCACGTTCTTCGGCTGGGGCGTCGGCCTCGCCGTCACCTCTGTGTGGGTCGCCCCGATGCTCACGGCCCGCCTGCGCAGGACGACCGTGCTGAAGATCGCCCTGCCCCTGCTCGCACTCGACCTGTTCGCCGCGGCCGTGGTCGTGCGCTCGCAGGTCGGCCTCGTGGTCTGCGTGGTCATCGGCGGGCTCGTGCTCGGTGTCCTCAACACCGTCCTGACCGAGTCCGTCATGGAGGCCACCGACCTGCCCCGCTCGGTCGCCTCGAGCGCGTACTCCGCCGTGCGGTTCATCGGCGGCGCCATCGCCCCGCCCGTCGCGACCCTGCTCGCCGACGCGTTCTCGCCCTCGGCCGCCTACGTCTTCGCGGGGGCGTCCGTCGCCGTCGCCTTCGTGGTGGTCGTCTGCACGACGAAGGTCCTGCGCCGGGTGGACGACGGCCCCGAGCCCGAACGGGTCGAGGCCGAGGCGATCTCGGCCGGGGAGATGCCGTAG
- a CDS encoding MarR family winged helix-turn-helix transcriptional regulator, with protein MEQTRAQTIETLLVSVNRLIRTAVQSTGNTTSPAVWRTLGILELDEPMRLGELAAASRVAQPTMTRLVTGMLADGLVTRAVDPDDSRGQRIGITDDGRARLTAWRATLTDTVGPVFSDLSDEDWDALHHATALIAERTRTTPTSTRQETTA; from the coding sequence ATGGAACAAACACGGGCGCAGACGATCGAGACGCTCCTCGTCTCCGTCAACCGTCTGATCCGGACCGCCGTGCAGTCCACCGGCAACACGACCTCGCCGGCCGTGTGGCGGACCCTCGGCATCCTCGAGCTGGACGAGCCGATGCGCCTCGGCGAACTCGCCGCCGCGTCCCGCGTCGCCCAGCCCACCATGACGCGGCTCGTCACCGGCATGCTCGCCGACGGCCTCGTCACCCGCGCCGTCGACCCCGACGACTCCCGCGGCCAGCGCATCGGCATCACCGACGACGGCCGCGCCCGACTCACCGCGTGGCGGGCGACCCTCACCGACACCGTCGGACCGGTCTTCTCGGACCTCTCCGACGAGGACTGGGACGCCCTGCACCACGCCACCGCCCTGATCGCCGAGCGCACCAGGACCACCCCCACGTCCACCAGACAGGAGACCACAGCGTGA
- a CDS encoding thioredoxin family protein, protein MQLDLWTSAFCAPCAAARRVSAEAAALVPGLTVTERDVAAHPDDAEGLGIRSTPTIIVRQDDGAEVFRSPGVPTRDQLLLAVAKAL, encoded by the coding sequence ATGCAGCTCGACCTCTGGACGTCCGCCTTCTGTGCGCCGTGCGCCGCCGCCCGCCGGGTGTCGGCCGAGGCAGCGGCGCTCGTCCCCGGGCTCACCGTGACCGAACGCGACGTGGCGGCGCACCCCGACGACGCGGAGGGCCTCGGCATCCGGTCCACGCCCACGATCATCGTGCGGCAGGACGACGGAGCCGAGGTCTTCCGGTCACCCGGCGTCCCCACCCGCGACCAACTCCTGCTCGCGGTCGCGAAGGCCCTCTGA
- a CDS encoding DUF6716 putative glycosyltransferase: MVGLVDTDSFAKWGAHLLATAPPDWDLEVWTVATPRSASTAQLRAAFRGLDARLAHLRTAPPAARSVDAIVEDLRRDPPDAVLVSTIGPVAELVLEEVHRRIPRRPVLVTGLPGISFPAKWKGVFFRARADLFVLHSHREVRAYEEMALDGGVEPHFALATLPFAQGAAGALSDPERGDPERDDPDRVRDSVVFAAQPSVPLERADRALVVDRLVETARRHPEWRVVVKTRAVTGEQQTHREEHPYADLVPDDAPANLVVAGGPMGEHLDRAVALVTISSTAVLEAAARGVPALTLTDFGTGRHLINEVFVASGLEGDAVDLVDGRFGRVRASWMRDNYFHPASDDDWADRLGALMAQRDADTLVDRPAARRSRGGALRRARERKNALGGADRSLLGAVALVIGAPIRTAKRLARRVLAVVHPPEPVVVAAPTSQRAARGHRPGPGSEGLRDREQELVAGGDAG; encoded by the coding sequence GTGGTCGGCCTGGTCGACACCGACTCGTTCGCGAAGTGGGGCGCGCACCTGCTCGCCACCGCACCGCCGGACTGGGACCTGGAGGTCTGGACGGTCGCGACCCCGCGGTCCGCGAGCACGGCGCAGCTGCGCGCGGCGTTCCGCGGGCTGGACGCCCGGCTGGCGCACCTGCGGACGGCTCCCCCGGCGGCGCGGAGCGTCGACGCGATCGTCGAGGACCTGCGGCGCGACCCGCCCGACGCCGTGCTCGTCTCGACGATCGGGCCGGTGGCCGAACTCGTGCTCGAGGAGGTGCACCGACGGATCCCGCGACGACCGGTGCTCGTGACGGGGCTGCCGGGCATCTCGTTCCCGGCGAAGTGGAAGGGCGTGTTCTTCCGTGCGCGTGCCGACCTGTTCGTCCTGCACAGCCACCGCGAGGTCCGGGCCTACGAGGAGATGGCGCTCGACGGCGGTGTGGAACCGCACTTCGCGCTCGCGACGCTGCCCTTCGCGCAGGGGGCCGCCGGTGCGCTGTCCGACCCGGAACGGGGCGACCCGGAACGGGACGACCCGGACCGCGTCCGCGACTCCGTCGTCTTCGCGGCGCAGCCGAGTGTGCCCCTCGAACGAGCGGACCGGGCGCTCGTCGTCGACCGGCTCGTCGAGACGGCGCGACGGCACCCGGAGTGGCGTGTCGTCGTCAAGACCCGCGCCGTCACGGGTGAACAGCAGACGCACCGCGAGGAGCACCCCTACGCCGACCTCGTGCCGGACGACGCGCCGGCGAACCTCGTCGTGGCGGGCGGCCCGATGGGCGAGCACCTCGACCGGGCGGTCGCGCTCGTGACGATCAGCTCGACGGCCGTGCTCGAGGCAGCAGCACGTGGAGTCCCCGCACTCACCCTGACCGACTTCGGGACGGGCCGGCACCTCATCAACGAGGTCTTCGTGGCGAGCGGCCTGGAGGGCGATGCGGTCGACCTGGTGGACGGCCGGTTCGGTCGGGTGCGGGCGAGCTGGATGCGGGACAACTACTTCCACCCGGCGTCCGACGACGACTGGGCCGATCGGCTCGGCGCGCTCATGGCGCAGCGCGACGCCGACACGCTGGTCGACCGGCCGGCTGCCCGGCGCAGTCGGGGCGGGGCGCTCCGACGGGCGAGGGAACGCAAGAACGCACTCGGCGGTGCCGACCGGAGCCTCCTCGGGGCCGTCGCGCTGGTGATCGGCGCGCCGATCCGGACGGCGAAGCGCCTGGCGCGACGGGTCCTGGCGGTCGTCCACCCGCCGGAGCCGGTGGTGGTCGCTGCGCCGACCTCACAGCGCGCGGCGCGCGGGCATCGCCCGGGCCCGGGGTCAGAGGGCCTTCGCGACCGCGAGCAGGAGTTGGTCGCGGGTGGGGACGCCGGGTGA
- a CDS encoding N-acetylneuraminate synthase family protein, which produces MTVTIGTSTIGAGHPAYLIGEIGLNHNGSVEIAKQLIDVAADAGLQAVKFQKRTPEISTPEHMKNTPRSTPWGDMTYLEYRYRVEFDRDQYIEIGDHATLRGLDWFASPWDEPSVDFLEDLNVVAYKIASASVTDLGMLAAVAATGKPVILSTGMSTLEQIDAAVETLGSDRLVLMHATSTYPLPAEEANLRMIDTLANRYAGVPVGYSGHEPGLQISIAAVALGATAVERHITLDRTMWGSDHAASLEPHGLQTLARDVRIIETALGDGVKRIFPGEQAPLAKLRRVGA; this is translated from the coding sequence ATGACCGTCACCATCGGTACGTCCACGATCGGCGCGGGCCACCCCGCGTACCTCATCGGCGAGATCGGCCTGAACCACAACGGGAGCGTCGAGATCGCGAAGCAGCTCATCGACGTCGCGGCGGACGCCGGGCTGCAGGCCGTGAAGTTCCAGAAGCGCACGCCGGAGATCTCGACGCCGGAGCACATGAAGAACACGCCGCGCAGCACCCCGTGGGGCGACATGACCTACCTGGAGTACCGCTACCGCGTCGAGTTCGACCGCGACCAGTACATCGAGATCGGCGACCACGCGACGCTCCGCGGCCTCGACTGGTTCGCGTCCCCGTGGGACGAGCCCTCGGTCGACTTCCTCGAGGACCTCAACGTCGTCGCGTACAAGATCGCCTCGGCGTCGGTGACCGACCTCGGCATGCTCGCCGCCGTCGCCGCGACCGGCAAGCCCGTCATCCTGTCGACCGGCATGTCCACGCTCGAGCAGATCGACGCCGCCGTCGAGACGCTCGGCTCCGACCGCCTCGTCCTCATGCACGCGACGTCGACGTACCCGCTGCCGGCCGAGGAGGCGAACCTGCGCATGATCGACACCCTCGCCAACCGGTACGCCGGCGTGCCGGTCGGCTACTCCGGCCACGAGCCCGGCCTGCAGATCTCGATCGCCGCGGTCGCACTCGGCGCCACGGCCGTGGAACGGCACATCACGCTCGACCGCACGATGTGGGGCTCCGACCACGCGGCATCGCTCGAGCCGCACGGCCTGCAGACGCTCGCGCGCGACGTCCGCATCATCGAGACCGCCCTCGGCGACGGCGTCAAGCGCATCTTCCCCGGCGAGCAGGCGCCCCTCGCGAAGCTGCGCCGCGTCGGCGCGTGA
- a CDS encoding acylneuraminate cytidylyltransferase family protein: MRPTGHVLAVVPARAGSKGIPGKNLRPVAGRPLVRRAVESALGAERIDAVVVTTDGDDIAAEAREAGAHVVRRPAELAGDEASSESALLHVLDELAATGAPDPEVLVFLQATSPFIEPADLDAAIDRVVQGHADVVVAAAPSHAFLWRTAPDGSAVAVNHDAATRPRRQDREPEYRETGSFYVLRTAGFRQHRHRFHGRVELHVVDAATAIDVDEPADLAVAEAIAGSLPSARDARPVGATPSTPSPTRAVPAPNGAP; the protein is encoded by the coding sequence ATGCGCCCCACCGGTCACGTCCTCGCCGTGGTGCCCGCCCGCGCCGGCTCGAAGGGCATCCCGGGCAAGAACCTCCGTCCCGTCGCCGGCCGTCCGCTCGTCCGGCGTGCGGTCGAGTCCGCCCTGGGTGCGGAGCGGATCGACGCCGTCGTCGTGACGACCGACGGGGACGACATCGCCGCCGAGGCCCGCGAGGCCGGGGCCCACGTCGTCCGCCGCCCCGCCGAGCTGGCCGGGGACGAGGCCTCGTCGGAGTCCGCGCTCCTGCACGTGCTCGACGAGCTCGCAGCGACGGGAGCGCCGGACCCCGAGGTCCTGGTGTTCCTGCAGGCGACCTCGCCGTTCATCGAACCCGCCGACCTCGACGCCGCGATCGACCGGGTCGTGCAGGGCCACGCGGACGTGGTGGTCGCGGCCGCCCCGTCGCACGCGTTCCTGTGGCGGACCGCGCCGGACGGGTCCGCCGTGGCCGTCAACCACGACGCCGCCACACGCCCCCGACGCCAGGACCGCGAGCCCGAGTACCGCGAGACCGGCTCCTTCTACGTCCTGCGGACCGCCGGCTTCCGGCAGCACCGGCACCGGTTCCACGGGCGCGTGGAACTGCACGTGGTGGACGCGGCCACCGCGATCGACGTCGACGAGCCGGCCGACCTGGCCGTCGCCGAGGCGATCGCCGGTTCGCTCCCCTCGGCCCGAGATGCCCGACCGGTCGGGGCCACGCCCTCGACCCCATCCCCGACGCGGGCCGTGCCCGCACCGAACGGAGCACCATGA
- the msrA gene encoding peptide-methionine (S)-S-oxide reductase MsrA, with product MTTFVLAGGCFWCLDAVYRTLQGVQDVVSGYVGGHVDDPSYELVCTGTTGHAEAVAVTFDEAVLPAEVVLDVFFTLHDPRQLNRQGADVGTQYRSAMFPADDVQRELFERAIGRAAEIWDGGIVTTIEPLSTFFTAEEHHQDFFAKNPGQGYCLAVALPKVNKVRKAYGQYILAS from the coding sequence ATGACGACGTTCGTGCTCGCAGGTGGCTGTTTCTGGTGTCTCGACGCCGTGTACCGCACGCTCCAGGGGGTGCAGGACGTGGTGTCCGGCTACGTCGGCGGCCACGTGGACGACCCGTCGTACGAGCTGGTCTGCACCGGCACGACCGGTCACGCCGAGGCCGTCGCGGTGACGTTCGACGAGGCCGTGCTCCCGGCCGAGGTGGTCCTCGACGTGTTCTTCACGCTCCACGACCCGCGGCAGCTGAACCGGCAGGGCGCCGACGTCGGCACGCAGTACCGCTCGGCGATGTTCCCCGCTGACGACGTGCAGCGCGAGCTGTTCGAGCGCGCGATCGGGCGTGCCGCCGAGATCTGGGACGGCGGGATCGTCACGACGATCGAGCCGCTGTCGACCTTCTTCACGGCAGAGGAGCACCACCAGGACTTCTTCGCGAAGAACCCCGGACAGGGCTACTGCCTCGCCGTCGCACTGCCCAAGGTGAACAAGGTCCGCAAGGCGTACGGTCAGTACATCCTGGCGTCCTGA
- a CDS encoding methyltransferase yields the protein MTDDTGTWVAIGPAGAVGSIHRAADGFTVELYGRRRAGGVYPSLESAKGAVHAALGPLAARPEFRAH from the coding sequence ATGACGGACGACACGGGGACCTGGGTCGCGATCGGTCCGGCCGGCGCGGTGGGCAGCATCCACCGGGCGGCGGACGGCTTCACGGTCGAGCTCTACGGACGACGGCGAGCGGGTGGCGTGTACCCGTCGCTCGAGTCGGCGAAGGGCGCGGTCCACGCCGCGCTCGGCCCGTTGGCGGCCCGGCCCGAGTTCCGCGCGCACTGA
- a CDS encoding single-stranded DNA-binding protein, whose amino-acid sequence MNDIITVCGIVATEPRHLVTETGIAITSLRLASPSRRWDRASAAWVNGTTNWYTVTAFRSLASNVFKSLKKGDRIVVAGRVRIRTWERDGRGGTSVEIDADGIGHDLAWGISNWVRVPRQVNDPTTGHGGTQHVDLRTGEIGAGALPAAPDHADLDAAATPEAAEDAPGVGFEDPGLPGAVVDAPHHGAPGLDEHDHEQDAPDAGDHDPVGSPVVRDAA is encoded by the coding sequence ATGAACGACATCATCACCGTCTGCGGAATCGTCGCCACCGAGCCCCGGCACCTCGTCACCGAGACCGGCATCGCCATCACGAGTCTCCGGCTCGCGTCACCCTCGCGTCGTTGGGACCGGGCCAGTGCGGCCTGGGTCAACGGCACCACGAACTGGTACACCGTCACCGCGTTCCGGTCGCTCGCGTCGAACGTCTTCAAGTCCCTGAAGAAGGGCGACCGGATCGTGGTCGCCGGTCGCGTCCGGATCCGCACGTGGGAGCGCGACGGCCGCGGCGGGACCTCCGTCGAGATCGACGCCGACGGCATCGGCCACGACCTGGCGTGGGGCATCAGCAACTGGGTTCGGGTACCGCGGCAGGTGAACGACCCGACGACCGGCCACGGCGGCACGCAGCACGTCGACCTGCGCACCGGTGAGATCGGCGCCGGGGCACTGCCGGCCGCGCCGGACCACGCCGACCTCGACGCCGCTGCGACCCCCGAGGCGGCGGAGGACGCACCCGGCGTCGGGTTCGAGGACCCCGGCCTGCCCGGAGCGGTCGTCGACGCGCCCCACCACGGTGCGCCCGGACTCGACGAGCACGACCACGAGCAGGACGCCCCCGACGCAGGGGACCACGACCCGGTCGGGTCGCCCGTCGTCAGGGACGCCGCGTGA